A genomic window from Quercus lobata isolate SW786 chromosome 10, ValleyOak3.0 Primary Assembly, whole genome shotgun sequence includes:
- the LOC115963188 gene encoding cytochrome P450 CYP82D47-like — translation MLFSCPFFTNSMAGIFTIFMFIFFLIWISRRVQRTLTKQRSVLPEASGAWPLIGHLHLLGRSEPAHIALGNMAEKYGPIFTIWLGVHRTIIVSSWEIAKECFTTNDKAFANRPKGLAPEILGYNYAVMGFSPYGPFWRQVKKMVTLEVLSNHRLETLKHIREAEVNDSIKEIHKLLVKNNKVLLEMERWLGCTALNIICRMVVGQRFGKATTKVENDKNDQCRKALRKFMDLSGEFVVSDALPYLRWLDMGGSEKALKKTAKELDDVTKEWLEEHKHRKIYGGVKEPQDFMDVMLSIVTDDDETSSYDVDTIVKATCLGLILAASDTSTITLTWALSLLLNNPETLTKAQEELDIHIGRERQVKESDMKNLVYLQAILKETMRLYPPAPLLVPHESMEDCTLVGYHVPAGTRLIVNLPKLHRDPNVWVDPSEFRPERFLTTHKDVDVRGQNFELIPFGSGRRMCPGISFGLQVTQLTLATLLHAFEISSPSNEPVDMTEKGGLTNPKATPLEVYLTPRLHAQVYA, via the exons ATGCTCTTCTCCTGCCCATTCTTCACAAATTCTATGGCTGGCATATTCACCATTTTCATGTTCATATTCTTTCTAATATGGATATCAAGAAGAGTTCAAAGAACTCTCACTAAACAAAGATCAGTTCTACCTGAAGCTAGTGGGGCTTGGCCTTTGATTGGCCACCTCCACCTGTTAGGAAGGTCAGAACCGGCTCATATAGCCTTGGGTAACATGGCTGAAAAGTATGGACCAATCTTCACAATTTGGTTGGGTGTGCATCGAACAATAATAGTAAGCAGTTGGGAGATAGCCAAAGAGTGTTTTACTACCAATGACAAAGCCTTTGCCAACCGTCCTAAAGGTTTAGCTCCAGAAATCTTGGGCTACAACTATGCTGTGATGGGGTTCAGCCCTTATGGTCCCTTCTGGCGCCAAGTGAAAAAAATGGTCACACTAGAGGTCCTCTCAAACCACCGCCTTGAAACGCTCAAACACATTCGAGAGGCTGAGGTAAATGATTCTATAAAAGAGATACATAAGCTATTGGTCAAAAACAACAAGGTGTTACTGGAGATGGAGAGGTGGCTAGGGTGCACAGCCCTAAACATAATATGTAGGATGGTTGTAGGACAACGATTTGGTAAGGCTACAACCAAGGTTGAGAATGATAAAAATGATCAGTGTCGAAAGGCATTGAGAAAGTTTATGGATTTGAGTGGAGAGTTTGTGGTCTCAGATGCACTTCCATATCTAAGGTGGTTGGACATGGGGGGAAGCGAGAAAGCCCTGAAGAAAACTGCAAAAGAATTAGATGATGTGACTAAAGAATGGCTAGAGGAGCATAAGCACAGGAAAATTTATGGTGGGGTGAAGGAACCCCAAGATTTTATGGATGTAATGCTATCCATTGTCACTGATGATGATGAGACTTCCAGTTATGATGTTGATACAATTGTCAAAGCTACATGCCTG GGCCTTATCTTAGCGGCTTCAGACACATCAACAATAACATTGACATGGGCTCTCTCTTTACTTCTCAACAACCCTGAGACCTTAACAAAAGCTCAAGAAGAATTAGATATCCATATCGGTAGAGAAAGGCAAGTGAAAGAATCAGATATGAAAAATTTGGTATATCTCCAAGCTATCCTCAAAGAAACAATGCGTTTGTACCCTCCTGCACCACTCCTAGTGCCACACGAGTCAATGGAAGACTGTACTTTGGTTGGTTACCACGTCCCCGCAGGCACACGACTTATTGTTAATCTTCCAAAACTCCATCGAGACCCAAATGTGTGGGTGGATCCTAGTGAATTTCGACCTGAAAGATTTCTTACAACTCACAAGGATGTTGATGTTAGAggccaaaattttgaattgatacCATTTGGTAGTGGTAGAAGAATGTGCCCTGGGATTTCATTTGGCTTGCAAGTTACGCAACTCACACTTGCTACTTTGTTGCATGCTTTTGAAATTTCAAGCCCATCAAATGAACCTGTGGACATGACAGAGAAAGGTGGACTTACAAACCCGAAAGCTACCCCACTTGAAGTTTATCTCACTCCTCGCCTTCATGCTCAAGTTTATGCATAA